In the Gossypium arboreum isolate Shixiya-1 chromosome 10, ASM2569848v2, whole genome shotgun sequence genome, one interval contains:
- the LOC108452747 gene encoding VQ motif-containing protein 31 codes for MTNKFANGNLLQVIDETIKACIKRVPMEKPASQTATPCKPLTTFVQTDSNTFQEIVQRLTGPSESDPAQGAATKGPGLKRPISKLHERRQSMRPKLEIVKPPLSFKPATSPSRSGSSSLLASPVGTPSTIFSKLTFLEDEYIEELTKTELNTVEEEKAIKERRFYLHPSPRSRAGKTDPELLVLFPLTSPRTNDNA; via the coding sequence ATGACGAATAAATTTGCaaatggtaacttattgcaggtCATTGACGAGACAATAAAAGCTTGTATAAAGAGAGTTCCAATGGAAAAACCTGCAAGCCAGACTGCGACCCCTTGTAAACCCTTGACAACATTTGTGCAGACGGACTCAAACACTTTCCAAGAGATTGTGCAGCGGTTAACAGGTCCATCAGAGAGTGATCCGGCACAAGGAGCAGCTACGAAGGGTCCAGGCTTAAAAAGGCCAATTTCAAAACTCCACGAAAGAAGGCAAAGCATGAGGCCAAAACTTGAGATAGTTAAACCCCCATTGAGCTTTAAACCTGCTACATCACCATCAAGATCGGGAAGCTCGAGTCTTCTCGCAAGTCCAGTGGGCACTCCATCAACAATTTTCTCCAAGCTAACCTTTCTAGAAGACGAATACATAGAAGAATTAACAAAAACCGAACTGAACACAGTAGAAGAAGAAAAAGCTATCAAAGAGAGACGCTTCTATCTGCATCCATCACCGCGGTCAAGAGCAGGGAAAACAGATCCAGAATTACTTGTTTTGTTTCCTCTAACATCTCCGAGAACAAACGATAATGCATGA